The nucleotide window CTTCAGTGCCTGACTCATTTTTCTATCACTTCTTCGCTTTGGCTTTAACTCTCGCCAAATGTTCCTTTACTCTGAACTTCACAAGCTTCGTTAGCAGACCGAAAGGAATTGGTTTATCTAACGGAAATCTCACCGTACTCTTTGCGGCTCTGTAAACAGATAGCTCCTTTCTGAACTTCGCATCTCCTGACGGAGCAGGATAAACTCCGATATGCCTTTTGTATGCAGCAAAACTAAGTAAGTTACCTTTCAATGTAAGAGTGGGAATACCATATTTAATTGCTTCTTCCGCATCCGGCGCCGCTTTTCGAATCGTCAACCTCACCTTTTCAAGAATCTCTTGCACATCATGCGGGAAACCCGCGATGTATTCATCAATATTGCTGGGTGCTGTTTGATCCGTTTTCAAGTTTTCACGCATTGTAAAACCGTACACTATCTCTTTTGAGCAAAAAGGCAAGCAACAATTCCAAAGCGGCAAAAAAGAATAACGACATCGCTTCGAAGGCCAAAGAAGACGCAATGCCCATATAATAGCAGAGAGACGTTGGATCACTGCAACACATGATCGTCTGTAACCGACAGGACTCATTGCAGGAGCGCCCCCGCCAAGGGATAATTCCCGTATGTCGTTTCGTGAACGTTATTTGCTGATTGATGATCAGGACAACTTCCACTTCCTTACAAGTGCTTCTTGTGATCGGCTATTCACCGGGAAAGAAAGACTTCCGCAGTTTGCAGGCATAAAAGTCCGTACGGTTCGTTACCTCGTGGAGTTTGAAGGCGGAGTCGCAACCCGAGTGGATCGTTTGATTTTTGAACGCATGCAGTTCACAAAGAGCGGCTCCTTCGACAAGAAGTGGCTGCTACAGGCTGCAAGAGAACGAATGGACGCATCGGGGTTTCCTGATATTCCTGTGGAATCCGAACGCCCGAAAGCAAACGTCATCGATGCAGGCCGAACGTTTGCACGAAAGCGACTCCGAAACATTCACGAATGGTCGCCTTCAGACCGCCTTTATACGGCTATCTGTATTGCGATCAATCGTAAGACTTTCAAAGGCCGAGCTTGAATGCAGATGTGCGGATTCGCGAAGCCATTTATAATTAGATTGCGGAATAAGGAGAAGTTATGGCGGCACCGGAATTCAAGTATCAAGATCCATTTCCCATCACCAGGGAGGATACGCGATATCGTTTATTGACGAAGGATCATGTCTCAGTTGCGACTTTTGACGGACAGGAGATTTTGAAAGTGCATCCGGAATCACTTGTTCTGGTGGCAAATGAAGCTTTCCGGGACGTTTCCTTCTTGTTGAGAACAGCTCATCTTGAGAAAGTGGCTGCCATCCTGAAAGATCCGGAGGCTTCACCCAATGATCGCGGTGTTGCTCTGGCAATGCTGCGGAATGCGGAGGTTGCAGCCAACGGAATTTTGCCTTTCTGTCAGGACACAGGCACTGCAACAATCATTGCGAAAAAAGGTCAGCGCATTTGGACCGGCGTGAAGGATGAAGAATACCTTGCGCGCGGAGTTTATAAAACGTACACAGAAGAAAATTTGCGCTACTCCCACACCGTCCCGCTCACGATGTATCAAGAAGTAAACAGTGGATCCAATTTGCCCGCACAAATCGACATTTATGCCACCGATGGAATGGACTACCAGTTTCTGTTTGTCGCAAAAGGAGGAGGCTCCGCAAACAAGACGTTCCTTTATCAGCAAAGCAAAGCACTGCTGAATCCAACGAGTCTGGAATCCTTTTTATCGGAGAAAATGAAAACGCTGGGAACCGCCGCCTGCCCTCCTTATCATCTTGCTTTTGTTGTAGGCGGAACTTCTGCGGAAGCGTGTTTGAAAACCGTAAAGCTTGCGACAGCCGGCTATCTGGACCATCTGCCCACTGAGGGGAATCACTACGGACAGGCATTTCGCGATCTGGAGATGGAAGAAACACTTTTGCAAAACGCATACAAGACCGGAATCGGCGCGCAGTTTGGCGGCAAATACTTCGCGCTGGATGTGCGAGTGATTCGTTTGCCTCGTCATGGAGCGTCCTGTCCGGTTGGTGTGGGCGTATCCTGTTCAGCAGACCGGAACATCAAAGCGAAAATTAACCGTGATGGAATCTGGCTGGAAGAACTGGAAAGAGATCCCGGAAGATTCATTCCGGAAGATCAGCGCATCAAACAGGATGATGATGTCGTAAAAATTGATTTGAATCGTCCGATGCAAGAGGTCCTGGCAGAGTTGAGCAAATATCCGGTAACTACGCGGCTCTCACTCACCGGGACCATGATCGTGGCGCGCGATATCGCTCATGCGAAGTTAAAAGAAAAGTTGGACAGCGGTGAAGGTTTGCCGAAATATTTCAAAGATCATCCGATTTATTATGCCGGGCCCGCGAAGACCCCCGCCGGAATGCCTTCCGGTTCCTTTGGCCCCACAACAGCCGGACGCATGGACTCGTATGTGGATCTATTTCAATCGCACGGCGGCTCGATGATCATGCTCGCAAAAGGAAACCGCAGTCCACAAGTTGCCGAAGCATGCAAGAAGCACGGAGGTTTTTATCTTGGATCGATCGGCGGTCCGGCAGCGCTTCTTGCTAAGGAAAATATTCGCAAAGTGGAGGTGCTCGACTTTGCAGAACTGGGAATGGAAGCAATCTGGAGAATCGATGTATTGGATTTTCCGGCTTTCATTCTGATTGATAACAAAGGAAACGATTTTTTCAGAAATTTGCTGTAAGCTTCCCAAAAAGGAAAGTGAGTGAACGACCGCTGATCATTGCTTGCGCTTTGATCATTGCCTACATGATCATGGCCATCATCGATGGCCTCTATCTACATCTCTGGAAATACCGGCTGCATACGCGGAAGGACTCCCTCTACGAACACAAGCTGCACACTCTTCGCGCGATTCTCTTTCCTATCGTCCTGTATCTGCTTTTCGCGAAAAACTTTGGAGGAATTTTTCTATGGATAGGGATTTTATTCGGAGTTACGGATTTGATCATCGGCGCCAAAGACGTTTTCGCGGAGAAGGATTCGCGAAAGGAGCTGGGAGGTTTATCGTCTTTTGAGTACTTCCTTCATGTTTGCGCCAATAGCATTCATGTTACGTTCCTGACTCTGCTTGTGATTGCAAAACCGCTGCATGCCTGGTCCTTATCGTCACCCACAATTCTGCCTGCGCCCTATCCTTCGATGATGTGGTCGGCCTTTTTAATCCTGCTTCCGGGAGCAGTGCTTGGCGTGCTGTTGCATGTGTGGCTCCTTCGGCCAAAGTACCTTAAGTAGCGCGGACGTCCTCGTCTGCGCAGTTCCGCAGGCGGGACGCCCGCGCTACTACAAACGGGACACACTCACAACGATTGTAGTGCCTTTGCCCGGAAAGCTGTAAATCTCCATCCGTCCCTTTGCCTGAGCGGCTCTTTCCCGCATGCTGGTCAGCCCGAATCCACCCTCTCCTGAAGAAGGATTTTCCGGATCAAAACCGCGACCATCATCCTCAATCCGCACTTCCGTGAGCAACCGTTTGTAATGCAAATGCACCTTCACGTTCCGCGCCTGAGCATGCTTCCGAATGTTTGTAAACGCCTCCTGTGCGATTCGCAAAAGATTGTCTTCCACGCCCGGTTGCAGTTGTTTTTCTTTTCCGGCGACTTCTATGAAAAACTTTATATCAGACCCGGAAAAAGTTTTCTCCGCAATTTGCTTGAAAGCGAGCGACAAGCTTTTCCCTTCTAGCGGCGAAGGACGCAATGCCTGCACAAAGCGGCGGGATTCGGTCAAACCATTTCGCGCAAGCTCCCGCGCTCGCTCCACAAAAGAGTGTGCTTCTTCTGATGTGTTTTCCAATAGCATTTCGGCGGCTTCCAATTGAAGCACAATCGCAGTGAAATCCTGCGTGAGTGTGTCGTGAATCTCGCGTGAAATGCGGTTCCTTTCTTCCAACACTGCAGCGAACTGCAATCTCATCCGCCGAATGCGAAACCGGTACGACGCCATAATCATGAGAAGCAGAATCAACACACAGAGCGCGTAAAACCAGAAGGTCTGGTAAAAATGCGGATTCAAACGAATTAGGACTGCGGCACCTTCACGATTCCAGACACCGTCATTATTCGAAGCAATCACGCGAAACGTGTACCGGCCTGGAGGCAGATTCGTGTAATACGCAGCGCGCCTGGATTCTGCCTGGATCCAATCATCATCGAATCCTTCCAACCGGTATTGAAATTTCATTTTTTGAGGAAACAGAAAACTCAAAGCTGTGTAATGAAATTCGAGCTTGGTCGTGCCCGGCTCAAATGACATTTGCTTTTCGAAAGGAGCCAACTTCGCATTTCCGGGCTCGTCTGCGACGATCGATTCTATGTGGACCCGCGGAACCATCCGGTTTACCGGCAAGTGATCCGGATGAAAAACCACAACCCCGTGATCCGTTGGAAACCAGAGTCTTCCAGACGAATCTTTCCAACCGGAAGGAAAGGAGCCTCCGTTGCACTCATTAGACTCCATACCATCAGCTATGCCGAACATGTCCGAAGAAATTTTCTTAATTCTTCCCGCAGCATAGTCGTTCAGTTGTTTCTTTTGCGCGCGGAAAATCCCCTTGTTGCTGCCCATCCAGAGATTCCCGGTCGCATCCTCCATAATTTGAAATACGGCATCATCAGCAAGGCCATTATCGATTCTAAAACTCGTGATCTTCTCATCCTTCAACCTGTTCAATCCTCCATCGAGTGTTCCAATCCACAAAGTGCCTTCTTGATCCAGATAAAGACTCAAAACCTTATCACTGGAAAGTCCCTGCGCCGGGCCGAAGTGTCTGAACTTACCCTGGCTATACCGATCCACACCTCCACCATCCACCGCGATCCACAAATTTCCATTCGGGTCTTGAAGCAAAGCGCGAATAAAATCTCCGGACAATCCATTCCGAGTGTCAAAGTGCATGAACTTGCCGTCACGAAACAGATTTAGACCTCCTCCATTCGTTCCAATCCACAGATTTCCTTCCTGATCCTGATAAATCGACCGGACAAAATCGTTGGAAAGTCCGTTACTGCTGTTATAAACCGTGCATCTGCCATCACGCCACGCGCACACGCCTCCGCCGCTTGTTCCAATCCAGACCGTGCCATCACGATCCACCCAGATGGATCGCACATTATCATTCGGCAATCCGTTCGCTGTAGAAATCGTGTTCACCTGCCCGTTGTTCCAGCGAGTCACACCTCCGTTCACCGTACCGATCCACATCACACCGTCCTTGTCTCCATAAATGCTCCAGATATCATCATTCGAGAGACCTTGCTGAGAAGTCAGCGTAAGGAATTTGGGATCCTTCAAACGGCTGAGGCCGCCGCCAAAGGTTCCGATCCACAAACTTCCTTCGTGATCCTGAGTGAGTGTCCAGATAAAGGGGCTTGCGAGTCCGTGTGAACTTGTCAGAACTTCCCACACCGCATGATTGCGGCGCACCAAACCTCCTTCTGTTGCAACCCACAAAGCGCCACGCTCATCTTCGTATAGGTATCGAATGAAATTGTTTGGCAAACCATCTCTGGTTGTGAAAGAACTCCATTTCCCGTTTTGTAGAACGAACAATCCACCACCGAGCGTTCCCACCCAGAGCGCTCCGTTATGATCTTCCAGAATTGCTCCGATAAAGGAATGCGTGATCGCTTTCTCGACTTCCCACTTGTCATCGCGCATACGATTTAAACCGCCACCGTCCGTTCCCACCCATAGATTTCCGGAACGATCCAGACAGGTTGCGCGAATGAAGTTATGAGACAATCCGTTTTTCGTTGTGTACGCTGAAAATCTTCCTCCCTGATACAGATTTAACCCGCCCAGATCGGTTCCGATCCAGAGACGATTCCTGGAATCCAGGTAAAGACTGCGAATGTATTGATCGGAAGGCGCGTTTGTTCCAGTGAACCGGGAAAATTTTCCATCTTGATAAAGGAGTAAACCGCTGTTGGTCCCAATCCACAATCTGCCCGCGCTGTCTTCCAGAAGACTCAATATGTAATGACTCTGAAATGCAGGGGTATTGCGCCTGTCAAAAGTAGTAAATTGAACGCCGTCAAAACGCGCCAGACCCTCCTGGGTTCCAATCCATAAATAGCCATCTCGCGTTTGAACGATCGCTTGCACGGTATTCTGAGGTAAACCTTCCCGAATCTGCCAGGAATCCAGCAAATATTGTTTCAAGGAACGAGAGGGATCGAGTGCATCGCAGGGATGTAAAAGTAGTAGAACAAAGGATAGAAGTGCCAGAGTGCTGATTCCTGAGTGCTGAGCACTCCTAAAAGTTGTACCCGACACCAAAAAAGAATACCGTTGCGGTTCCATATTGGAATGGATCTTCCTGATCTACCGGTTCTTCTCCCAACTGCTCCCCGTCTTTTAATGTGTCAATGAACAAAAGGCCGATTCCCGCGTTCAGCGAAAATCCGCGAACGACCTGTACTCCTGCGCCCGCGGAAAATCCAAACTCCGGAGCAAGAATTCCACCCGCGAATACGCGAAACCGTTCTTTCCAGGTTACATCTTCCGATTCCGCGTCGTAAGTCCAGGGATGGATGTTCAGCACGCCCATCGGCATAGGACCGCGCAGCGGATCCTCTGTTAAATCTCCGCTCTGAATCGTGGCACGCGGAGCACTCTCCGAACTGGAAAGGATCAGTGAACTCACCACCCCAAAACTGAAACGGGTCAACGGGCGGTTGAATAGTTTTGATTTCGTAACCACATTCTTCGATCGCTGCACCACATCTTCCACTTCAATATTGGCGCGAGAAAAAGGAAGATCAATCCGGCTCAGCGTCGCATAGATCCGTTTCGATGGGGCCACTGCGGCCGTAAGATTCTCCAGCACTTTCGGATCAAACTGTTTCAGGAACTTTGGAATCTGACTTTCCAGTTGACTTTTTTCTCTTGTCGAAAGGTAGGTGCTGATCAGCACCTCTTTCGGATTCAACGTTAAAAAGACTTCATAGAACTCCCTACTGTCTCCTGCGTTGATTCCCGGGATGCGCGAAACGTAAGGTTCTACCGCGGGAATATGCACAAGAAAGCGGAGCACATCTTCTGATTTGTCAGGAGCAGTGTATACAAATGCGATGCTGTAATAATGCCGCTTAAAATCAAGCGCCACGTCCTTTGAATAGGAATCGTTCGATGCTTGAAATTGAAGCGTCTCTAAAAGGTCTATTGTGTTCTGCTGAAGTTTCATCCAATCGCCGGAGAAGTAGATGTTCGCGATCTCTTCGAGTTTGTCAGTGGGGAAATCGGCATAGCCATCGCCGATTTTGATTCCGCGAGAAGGAACCTGCGCCGAAACCAGTGTCGCCAAAAACAGGAGTAAAAAGAGAGATCCGGCTTTCATTACCAAGCTTCAGCGTACAATACCGCTTATGGTAGAACAAGTAATCTCACTGGTTGGAGCCTTCATGATCTTAGTAGCCTATGGCGCGCAGCAGTTTCAAAAGCTGAATCCTAACAGTCTCCTGTACATTGTTCTGAACCTGATTGGATCGCTCATTCTCGCCGCAGTCGCCTTCAGGATATGGCAAACAGGATTGATACTGGTCGAGGGTAGTTGGGCGTTGATCAGCTCCCTGGCCCTGATTCGATATTTTCAGAAACGGTAAGAGTGTACTACTGCGCGTTGCTCGGATTTCCAAGAGGACAACCCCTCTTCATCTCCCCTTTATAAAAGGGAGAAATCGGCTCAACTTTTGGACATGATAGAATCAAGAAGACAGGCCAGATCTAATGAAGTGGACCATTCCTTGCTTCGCAGTGGTATTGCTCTGTTCAATCCCCTCTTATTTTTTATGGAGCTATTCGACGCGTCCACTCCTTGTTGGAAACTTTGCGCAGATTGCCGGACTCGTATTCGCATTTTTCAGCTATCTCCATCTCGTTGCGCATTACGATAAGAATCATCCGGTAAAATCAGGCTGGGCGCATTTGGCCCTGGGAGTTTTCATCTGGCTGATGGCGCAATGTCTGGAAATCTACTGCGAGCTGATTCTGAACATGATTGCCTATGGCACCGTTTCGGATGGCCTGTGGGTTGTCGGATATTTTCCGTTGATTATGGGACTGCAAAAACTCCTGCGTCACCGGATGAGTCAGGAAAAGAGTTATGGCTGGAAAAATTTCCATATCGTCCTCATCTGCTCCGCTTTGATTTATTCAGCGCTTTTTGCTCTGTTGATCCTGCCTCAGCTCAGAGAAGAGAATCAGCCGATTGCACAAACTCTATTAGACTTTCTCTACCCAACGCTCGATTTCATCCTGATTCTACACTGCCTGCTTCTGTGGAAAATCTCCTCACCACATTCTGAGTTTTTCTGGTTTTCCATTCTTTCCGCGATTGCTTTTTCGGTCACCTTAGTCGGTGATGGGATTTTGAGCGTGGTAAAGGATTTTAATTCGTTCGTTTATATGTCAGTGGATATCTACTACTTCATCAGCTACTTTCTAATGGCAATTGCAGCGGACCAGGAGGCACGGCGCACATTGCGGCAAGCCTCGCCAAAGGTTGCTTAAGCGACCATGGAAAATTCACAACAAAATCCATTCTGGTCTGGGGAGTATCAGCCTGTCCTAAAACAGCGATACGAAGTCAAGAAAAAGCTGGGCGAAGGAGGATTTG belongs to bacterium and includes:
- a CDS encoding DUF1801 domain-containing protein, yielding MRENLKTDQTAPSNIDEYIAGFPHDVQEILEKVRLTIRKAAPDAEEAIKYGIPTLTLKGNLLSFAAYKRHIGVYPAPSGDAKFRKELSVYRAAKSTVRFPLDKPIPFGLLTKLVKFRVKEHLARVKAKAKK
- a CDS encoding fumarate hydratase, which produces MAAPEFKYQDPFPITREDTRYRLLTKDHVSVATFDGQEILKVHPESLVLVANEAFRDVSFLLRTAHLEKVAAILKDPEASPNDRGVALAMLRNAEVAANGILPFCQDTGTATIIAKKGQRIWTGVKDEEYLARGVYKTYTEENLRYSHTVPLTMYQEVNSGSNLPAQIDIYATDGMDYQFLFVAKGGGSANKTFLYQQSKALLNPTSLESFLSEKMKTLGTAACPPYHLAFVVGGTSAEACLKTVKLATAGYLDHLPTEGNHYGQAFRDLEMEETLLQNAYKTGIGAQFGGKYFALDVRVIRLPRHGASCPVGVGVSCSADRNIKAKINRDGIWLEELERDPGRFIPEDQRIKQDDDVVKIDLNRPMQEVLAELSKYPVTTRLSLTGTMIVARDIAHAKLKEKLDSGEGLPKYFKDHPIYYAGPAKTPAGMPSGSFGPTTAGRMDSYVDLFQSHGGSMIMLAKGNRSPQVAEACKKHGGFYLGSIGGPAALLAKENIRKVEVLDFAELGMEAIWRIDVLDFPAFILIDNKGNDFFRNLL
- a CDS encoding histidine kinase → MEPQRYSFLVSGTTFRSAQHSGISTLALLSFVLLLLHPCDALDPSRSLKQYLLDSWQIREGLPQNTVQAIVQTRDGYLWIGTQEGLARFDGVQFTTFDRRNTPAFQSHYILSLLEDSAGRLWIGTNSGLLLYQDGKFSRFTGTNAPSDQYIRSLYLDSRNRLWIGTDLGGLNLYQGGRFSAYTTKNGLSHNFIRATCLDRSGNLWVGTDGGGLNRMRDDKWEVEKAITHSFIGAILEDHNGALWVGTLGGGLFVLQNGKWSSFTTRDGLPNNFIRYLYEDERGALWVATEGGLVRRNHAVWEVLTSSHGLASPFIWTLTQDHEGSLWIGTFGGGLSRLKDPKFLTLTSQQGLSNDDIWSIYGDKDGVMWIGTVNGGVTRWNNGQVNTISTANGLPNDNVRSIWVDRDGTVWIGTSGGGVCAWRDGRCTVYNSSNGLSNDFVRSIYQDQEGNLWIGTNGGGLNLFRDGKFMHFDTRNGLSGDFIRALLQDPNGNLWIAVDGGGVDRYSQGKFRHFGPAQGLSSDKVLSLYLDQEGTLWIGTLDGGLNRLKDEKITSFRIDNGLADDAVFQIMEDATGNLWMGSNKGIFRAQKKQLNDYAAGRIKKISSDMFGIADGMESNECNGGSFPSGWKDSSGRLWFPTDHGVVVFHPDHLPVNRMVPRVHIESIVADEPGNAKLAPFEKQMSFEPGTTKLEFHYTALSFLFPQKMKFQYRLEGFDDDWIQAESRRAAYYTNLPPGRYTFRVIASNNDGVWNREGAAVLIRLNPHFYQTFWFYALCVLILLLMIMASYRFRIRRMRLQFAAVLEERNRISREIHDTLTQDFTAIVLQLEAAEMLLENTSEEAHSFVERARELARNGLTESRRFVQALRPSPLEGKSLSLAFKQIAEKTFSGSDIKFFIEVAGKEKQLQPGVEDNLLRIAQEAFTNIRKHAQARNVKVHLHYKRLLTEVRIEDDGRGFDPENPSSGEGGFGLTSMRERAAQAKGRMEIYSFPGKGTTIVVSVSRL